A single genomic interval of Zobellia nedashkovskayae harbors:
- a CDS encoding DoxX family membrane protein: MQNQQLTNYLSSKMPAFSLSSISEHFKKISFLQTSIAIVYLWFGALKFFNDVSPAEELAKETITSLTFGLIPPNVSIFLLAVLEVGIGIFLLFDLFRKQTIIVTLLHMVCTFSSLLLLKEASFTYSPFAPTLLGQYVIKNLIIIAALISIYQNTKKAEKAAFNSSTTD; encoded by the coding sequence TTGCAAAACCAACAACTCACTAATTACCTCTCAAGTAAAATGCCTGCTTTTAGTCTCTCATCGATTTCAGAACATTTCAAAAAAATTTCCTTTTTACAAACCTCAATAGCTATTGTCTATCTCTGGTTTGGCGCACTTAAATTTTTTAATGATGTTAGTCCGGCCGAAGAATTGGCAAAAGAAACCATTACCTCACTAACTTTTGGTTTAATTCCTCCCAACGTTTCCATTTTTCTGCTTGCCGTTTTAGAGGTAGGTATTGGTATTTTTCTTTTATTCGACCTATTTAGAAAACAAACTATTATTGTAACCTTATTGCATATGGTGTGTACCTTTTCTTCCTTACTACTCCTTAAAGAAGCCTCATTTACTTATAGCCCGTTTGCACCAACCCTTCTAGGTCAATACGTTATAAAAAACTTGATTATAATTGCCGCCTTAATTTCCATTTACCAGAACACGAAAAAAGCAGAAAAGGCAGCATTTAACAGTTCTACTACAGATTAA
- the ccoS gene encoding cbb3-type cytochrome oxidase assembly protein CcoS, which produces MSVIFVLLTISIVIAVIFFIAFIVSVKSGQYDDSYTPSVRMLFDDELVKTKKTSAKKFEKEKIQLNKQV; this is translated from the coding sequence ATGAGTGTCATTTTTGTGTTATTGACCATAAGCATTGTTATTGCGGTCATATTTTTTATCGCTTTCATCGTTTCGGTGAAAAGCGGTCAATACGATGATTCGTATACTCCATCTGTACGCATGCTTTTTGACGACGAACTGGTTAAGACTAAAAAAACCAGTGCCAAAAAGTTTGAAAAAGAGAAAATCCAACTAAATAAACAAGTATAA